Below is a window of Nocardia asteroides DNA.
ACCAGCTGGGTGGGATACCGGTACGGCCGCGGCACGAACGCCTCGACCAGCACGCCGAGGACACCGACACCGAACACGATCAACATCGGTGCCAGCAGGTGGTATTCGATGCTCGGTGCGGGCAGGGTGGCCGCGAGCTCGTTGATGTTCACGGAGTCCGTCCTCATTTGTGTCCGCCCGCGGGCGGGGTGGCCGCGCCTGCTGCGGGAGCGGGGACCGTCGGAGCGGGATCGTGCTTGCCGATCGTCGAGAGGGTGTGGCCCACGGCGGGATCCACCAGATCGAGGATCGGTTTCGGATAGAAGCCGAGCACCAGCAACGCCGCCAGCAGCGGTACCACCACGGCCAGTTCCCGCGGCACCAGGTCACGCAGATGCTCGTTGCCGTGTTTGACGGGGCCGGTCATCATCCGCTGGTACAGCCACAGCACGTAGATCGCGGCCAGGACCAGCGCGCCGGTCGCGATGACAGCGGCCACCTTGTACTTGCCGAAGGTGCCGACCAGGACCAGGAACTCGCTGACGAACGGCGCCAGGCCCGGCAGCGACAGCGTGGCGAGACCGGCGATGAAGAACGTGCCCGCCAGGATCGGCGCCACCTTCTGCACGCCACCGAACTCGGCGATCATCCTGGTGCCGCGGCGCGAGACCAGGAATCCGGCGATGAGGAACAGCGCGGCCGTGGAGAGCCCGTGGTTGACCATGTACAGCGTCGCCCCGGACTGGGCCTGGGTGGTCATCGCGAAGATGCCGAGGATGATGAACCCGAAGTGCGAGATCGAGGTGTAGGCGATCAGCCGCATCACATCGGTCTGGCCGATCGCCAGTAGCGCGCCGTAGAGGACGCCGATCACGGCGAGGGTGATCACCAACGGCGCGAACGTGTCCGCGGCCAGGGGGAACAGCAGCAGGCAGTAGCGGAGCATGCCGAACGTGCCGACCTTGTCGACCACCGCCATCATCAGCACCGCGCTCGACGGGGTGGCCGAGACCGCGGCGTCGGGCAGCCAGGTGTGCAGCGGCCACAGCGGTGCCTTCACCGCGAACGCGAACAGGAACCCGAGGAACAGCGCGTTGATCACCGCGGTGCTGCCGCCGAGCTGTCCGCTGTTGGCGGCCGCGACGACCGTGCGCAGGTCGAAGGTGCCCGCC
It encodes the following:
- a CDS encoding NADH-quinone oxidoreductase subunit M, giving the protein MNSFPWLTTLWLAPAVGAAVVLAVPAAQRAVARVLALAVSIGVLALAVTLAVRFQPGGEQYQFVEAHEWIPAFGVGYTLGLDGIATALVLLTAVLMPLLILAGWRDDTAAGDGRKTAHIYLALMLLVESMVLISFLALDILLFYVFFEAMLIPMYFLIGGFGPRTGDAAVRAQRSRAAVKFLLYNLFGGLIMLAAVIGLYVLTAQAGLGEGSAGTFDLRTVVAAANSGQLGGSTAVINALFLGFLFAFAVKAPLWPLHTWLPDAAVSATPSSAVLMMAVVDKVGTFGMLRYCLLLFPLAADTFAPLVITLAVIGVLYGALLAIGQTDVMRLIAYTSISHFGFIILGIFAMTTQAQSGATLYMVNHGLSTAALFLIAGFLVSRRGTRMIAEFGGVQKVAPILAGTFFIAGLATLSLPGLAPFVSEFLVLVGTFGKYKVAAVIATGALVLAAIYVLWLYQRMMTGPVKHGNEHLRDLVPRELAVVVPLLAALLVLGFYPKPILDLVDPAVGHTLSTIGKHDPAPTVPAPAAGAATPPAGGHK